The proteins below are encoded in one region of Oenanthe melanoleuca isolate GR-GAL-2019-014 chromosome 4A, OMel1.0, whole genome shotgun sequence:
- the SERTM2 gene encoding serine-rich and transmembrane domain-containing 2, with amino-acid sequence MTEIYFKFRGNLTGRVHLPTLATEVDTAADKYSGLYVYVGLFLTLLALLLILLFSMLLRLKHVVSPITSPEGTENAQQFTDVEMHSRIPST; translated from the coding sequence ATGACTGAGATTTATTTCAAGTTCCGTGGAAACCTGACTGGCCGCGTCCACCTCCCGACTCTGGCTACAGAAGTAGACACAGCAGCAGACAAATATTCTGGCCTCTATGTGTATGTGGGACTGTTCCTAaccctcctggccctgctcctgatcctgcttttctccatgCTCCTGCGCCTGAAGCACGTGGTGTCCCCCATCACCTCCCCAGAGGGCACCGAGAACGCGCAGCAGTTCACGGACGTGGAGATGCACAGCAGGATCCCCAGCACGTAG